The genome window CGGTTGTTCCCGTGAGTGCGCGTCGGCGTCAGCGCGCAGCGCGCTTCAGCACGCCGGCCTGACACACATCACGGAGGGCCCGGTTAGAGCTCCTCATTGAGCCGCTTCGGGTACAGCACGAACGCGGCCGGTCCGGCGCCGTGCTTGTTCAGCGCCTTCACCTCCGCGATGTACACCTCCGGATGCAGGTGGATCACGTCCGAGCGGACGTGTGGGCCCACCCGGAACTTGACCGGTTTGGGTTGCTTGCGCGAGAACAGGTTCAGCGGCCTGATGATGATCCGGTAGCCGGTGATCGGCGCACCGCCGTTGACCAGCGGGCGCACCCACGACACCACGAGTGAGTCGGTCCGCTCCTTCGTCTTCATGCTCTGCGGTGCCGACGGCGGGCTGACGACGTACCGGTACGTCGTCGTCGCCGTGATCGCGCTCGGTGCGCCGCCGGGGGCGTACTCGCTTTCTGCTGTCGTCACAACGACATTGACGACCTTCTTGGGTGTGCCGGGTGGTGGTTGCACCTCGATCGAGTTCGCCGACGCCGACGGACCGAACTCATCGTCGGCGACGACCGCCGCGCGCTTGCCGAACATCACCGAGACCGGGTTGCTCAGGTTGTGACCCCTGATCTCGACGAGGTTCGCGCCAGAAGCCGGCCCGTGGTGCGGCACGACCGCCGTCACCACCGGGTTTCCCGGCAGATAGAAGACGAAGCTCGTGCTCTTCGCCGCCGGGCTGTCGGGGTTACCCCTCAGGAACGAACACCCGGAAACGGTGCACGCGGTCACCTCGTCCGTGCCCGCGAGCACTTGTGGGGTGGTCGCCGTGAGCGAGGTGCTGCTCGCGACCGTGATTCCGGAGAGCTGGTCGCGGGGCAGGCCGATGTTGTCGTCCACGTACTCGAGATAGCCGCCGGCGCTCGGCGCGACCGCATCCAGGCCCTCGCCGGTCACCGTGATGGTGGTCCCGCCGCCGGCCGGACCGGCGGCCGGGCTCACCGAGGTGACCTTCGGGATCCCTGCGTAGATCACGGGTGTCGGCGCGGACGTGCCGGCTGCGGTCACGACTCGCAACGACTTGTGCAGGCTGTTCACGCTGAAGTTGTTCGTCCCGTTGGGGAGCAGGTCGATCTCGTTCGGAGTCACCGACAGCGCGAAGTAGTTCTGCGAGGCGGCGCTGGTTGGCGACCCGATCAGCGTCCAGTCGTACCCCGGATAGGCAAAGCCCTGCCCATAGATCGACACGACGTTGAACCCGAGCTCGCTCAAGTAGGTCGTCGACAGGGACGTCACAGTCGGCGCCGGGGTGTAGTCGTACTCGGTTCGAGCCGGCAACGACGCGCAACCCGTACACGGCGTACTGCCGTCGGTCGAGCCTTCGTAGAGCGGCACGATGGGAGTCGTCGAGCTCGAACCGGCCGACCCGGTGACGACGAGCTGGGTCTGGCACAGCTCGGTGTCGGGATGAAGGTCGATGCCCGCGCAGCTGGTCCTGCCGCTCTGGTACGCCGGAATCGTCACGGTCATCTTGTCCGCGGACAGCACGGTGTAGGAGCTCGCAGGCAGGCCACCGACCGTGACCGCCTCCACGTCGCTCGTGCCGCTCCGCTCGAAGCCCGAGCCGTAGACCGTCACCGTGTTTCCGCCGGCTTGAGCACCGATGTCGCCAGAGATGAAGCCGACGCTCGGCACCGAGCTGGATGCAGAGGTGTCGACGTACTCGAGCCGGCTCGCCGAGCCGGCCATCGCCGACGTCCCGCCGGGTCCGGTGACGCTGACGATCGCCGGACCAGCGCCGGTCTCGCCGGGGTCGCCGCCGGTCAGGCTCGAGGCCGGTGGCGGCGGGGTGACGTCGATCTCGCTGTCGCTCGCGACCGTGAAGTCTGCGGTCGGGACCTGGTAGCCGCCGATCGAGACCGCGGTGGCGCCGGTGAAGTTCGTCCCGCTGATCGTGAGCGTCCCGCTCGGATCGAGCGGCTCGACCGTGGGGCTCAGGCCGCTGATCGCGGGCGCGGTGCTCGGTCCCATCGCACACAGGTAAGCGGCGAGTGCGGGTTTGCCGCTCCGCGCAGTGAGGCGCGGTGAGCCGAGACCGGAAGCGAGGTCGTATCCGGTCGTCGCCGGGAAGAACTGGCCGCCGCTGATCGCGTAGTCGTCGTTGTTGCCCGTCGTCACGTCGTTGAACGACGCGGCCGCCTCGCTGGCGTTCGCGCCGATGGCGTAGAGCTTCGGGCTGATGAACCCGAGCGGTCCGGAGGACTGGCACCCCGCCGAGGCCTGGACGTCGGCGAGCATGGCCGCCCACAACGGGGTGGACGACGACGTCCCGCCGAAGTCGACCCAGCCACCGAACTCGTGGTCGTATATGCCCGGAGCGCCGGTGTATTCGTCGGCCTCCGCGGTGACGTCCGGAACGGTGCGGCAGACGGTGTCATCCGTTGATGTGGCCTGCGGGCACGGTTGGTCTTCACCGCTACCGAAGCTTGCGCCGGAGCCGTAGGCAGCGGCGAACACCGACGGGTCGATGCTCGCGATCGCTGACTGCTGCCAGCTCGGCGCGCTCCACAGGGCCGACGTGCCGCCACCGCCGGAGCCGCCGTAGTTGCCGTCGTTCCATACCTGCTCGGTGGGGCGGTTCGAGTCGTCGATGACTGCGGTGCCGCCGACCGAGGTCACGAACGGCTGGCTCGACGGGTCCCCGGCCGACACGTACGGCGACTCCGGGAGAGGGCTGCCGTTGGGGGCGCACTCGTCCGACCCGCTGTCACCGGCCGCGTTGAGCACCGTCTGGCCCTGGAGGGCCGCCTCTTCGAAGATCTGGTTCTCGGTGTCGACCAGTCCGGGTTCGTAGGCGAGGGTCTGCTGCTCGCACCACTCGCTGCCGTAGCTGGAAGTGACGAACTGGTCGGTGTCCTGGGTGACGATCTGGTTGTAGGTGTCGAGGTAGCCGGTGTTCGTCGGCGGCCCGGTGTAGACGTCTATGTCCGCATCGGGTGCGAAGGCGGAGACGTCCTCGACGTCGAGATCTGCCTCGTCGGAGCCTGCGCCCACACCCGTCCCTGCGCCTCCGTCGACGAGGATCGAGTTCAGCCGGCCGACCATCGCCACCGCGCCGGCGGTGCCGAAGTAACAGGTGTCGAAGGTCGACACGTCGGAGGCGGAGTACGGGTAGAGCTCGTACACCGCAATGTGTTGTCCGGCGCCGAGGTCGCCTGCATTGAACAGGCCGTCGAGCCCGTAGGCGTGGGCGAGGTGGTCGTAGGTCAGCCCGTTCTCTTCGTTCGCATTCTCGACCGCCGCTGCGCAGGGATCCGGAGCTCCGGGGGCGTGGGTCAGCAACGGGTGGCGATCCAGCGGGATCTCATGGCCGGCACCTTGCTTCGTCCAGTGCTCGATGCTGCTGACCGGCCGCGCCAGGGTGCTCAGCCCGATCACACCGGCCACCTGGGACGCGATGGTTGCCGGCAGCTTCGGCGCGGAGGTCATCTGCATGCCGACCCGCCCGCTGCTGAGCCGGAACGTCGCGAGGCTGCCGTGGAAGGCGGCCTCGGCTTGCGCAGCCGTGCCGCTGAAGGAGATGAGCATGCCGTTGCCCGAGACCGAGCCGATCCGCAGATGCGCCGCCCGCAGGGCCGCCTCGACCTCGGCGATCGAGGTCGCGGTCGGGCCGTAGGTCGAACGGAACTTCCCCGCCGGTAAGTAATGGCGGTACGCCGGCGAGGACGGCGTCGACACAGCCGTCGCGGCGGCGGTCAACGCGGCCGGGTCGCGAGGCTTGAGGGCCACGTCACCGCTGACCGCTACCGACGGCGCAACCCGACCCAGCCGGGTCGCGGTCGACGGCACCCGGGGAGCCGCGCTGACCCGCGCCAGGCCCGTCATCGCTGCACGTGCGCCCTGAGCCGACGCAGCGGGTCGATGCGTGAGCGCAGCGGCGGGCGAGCCCGCCAGGCTCATCAACACGACCGCCGACGCCGCACCGGTGACCAACCAGGAGGAACCACGAAGGTTCGGGCGTGCGCGCATGGAATCCCCGTTTCCGGGCCCGTTCCGAAACGCGGCTGCCCGGACCGACCCGAACGGGACGATAGACCCTCAGTTCACGGGATTCCGGTCAAAGATCTTTTTGGTCGGCGTGCGCTGTCCTACAGGTACGTGCGCTGTCCTACAGGTAGAGGCCTTGCTGTTGCTGGCCTTGGCTCTGCCCGGGCGGGAGCGCGCGATGGCGCATCTCCTCCAGCTGCGCGCGTGCTGCCATCTGCTGGGCGAACAGCGTCGCCTGGATCCCGTGGAAAAGCCCCTCGAGCCAGCCGACCAGCTGTGCCTGGGCGATCCGCAGCTCGGCGTCGGATGGGATGTCGTCCGCCGTGAACGGCAGCGACAGCCGTTCGAGCTCCTCGCGCAGCTCGGGCGCCAGCCCGCTGGACAGCTCCTTGATCGAGCTCTCGTGGATCTCCTTCAACCGCAGCCGGCTCGCGTCGTCGAGCGGCGCGGCGCGAACCTCCTCGAGCAACTGCTTGATCATCGAGCCGATCCGCATGACCTTGGCCGGCTGCTCGACCATCTCGCTGACGGCTTCACCGTCCGCTTCGGGCTGCGGGCCGTCCGGCGAGTCGGGGTCCTCGACCGGAGCGCCGTCCGGCCCGACGGTGACGACGCGGAACGGCGGCTGGGGGCGGTCGGTCGGTGCAGTCATCTCTCTATCGTCCCCGAGAATCGGTTGGCGCCACACCTCCGGGGTAGGTCAGTCTTGGCTCATGGATGCCGCCGGACGCCTGCGCTCGGTCACCGCCGAGGACGCGGAGACGATTCTGGACTTGGTCCTCCTTTCCGACCTGGCCGAGGTCGGCGAGCCCAACACCACGATCGACGAAGTGCGGACCGACCTGGCAAACGACCAGCTCGTGGCGGCGGTCGTCGAGAGCCCCGACGGGGAGCTGCTCGGCTACTCATGGGTGGAACGCTTCCCGGGTCACCCGAGCCTGTTCGGGGACATCATCGTTCGACCCGGCACCGACGAGACCGTGATGGCGGCATTGTTCGACTGGGTCAGGGCGACCACGAAGGACCTTGGGCGGGATCTGCCGATCAACCTGTTCGCGAACTCCAAGAACGCCGTCAAGCGGCAGATCTACGAGCGCGCCGGCGCCACGGTCATCCGGCGCTTCTACCGCATGGTGGCCACGTTTGACGAACCACCGGTCATCCCCGACCTGCCGGCTGGTGTTCGGTTGGAGCCGGTACGCCGCAGCGACGAGGACCTGCACGACATGTGGGAGATCACCGACCTCGCCTTTCTCGACCACTTCGACCCGATCCGCGAGCCGTACGAACGGTGGCTCGCGCACACGGTGAACGGGGTCTGCCCTGACCTCTCGTTGTGGTGGTTCGCGACCGTCGACGGCGCACGCGTCGCTGGCCTCTATGCGGCGGAGATGCCGGAGGCCGGCTACATCGACGTGCTCGGGACGCTGCGCGACTACCGCGGTCGCGGGCTCGGAAAGTTGTTGCTGCTCAACGCTTTTGCCGAGTTCTATCGGCGTGGCTACCGCAAGGTCGCGCTCGGCGTCGATGCGAGCAGCCTGACCAATGCGGTCCGGCTCTATGAGTCGGTCGGCATGGAGGTCAAGTACGAAGGGCTGCGTTACGAGCTGGCTTGACCCGGCATCATCGGGCCCTCGCCGGCCGGGTCGATGATGCTGCGCTCGAACATCGTGTAGCGCCCGTCAAGCACCTTGGTCGCTGCGCGGTAGTTGTCCGCGTCGTTGTTGAACCAGAGGTCGTGCAGGAGCCGGTCGACCCGTCGCCGCGCCTGGTTGCAGAACAGGTCGGCGAGCTCGGCGTACTCCGCCCGGTGCTCGCTGTCCTCGCGACCGAGCGTGTCGGCATAGACGCATGCGCTCGCGATCGCGTAGAGCTCGGCGCCGATGTCGACGATCCGGCCGAGGAACGCTTGCTTCTTCTCCAGGCCGCCCTGCCAGCGGCTCATCCCGTAGAACGTCGAGCGGGCCAGCTTGCGGCAGTTGCGCTCGGCGAAGCGCAGGTGCTCGGCGAGCTCGCCGAACTCGGCGTACGACGTCGGGTTGGTCCCCTTGCCGGCCGCGAGCTTCGGCAGCCAACGGCCGTAGAAGCTGCCGGCCTTCGCAGCGGTCCGGGCCTTGTCGCCGAGCGGCACGTCCGGCTCGATGATGTCGCCGGCGATCTGCAGGTGCTGGTCCACCGCCTCGCGCGCGATCAGCAGATGCATGATCTCGGTCGAGCCCTCGAAGATCCGGTTGATGCGCATGTCGCGGAGCAGCTGCTCGGCCGGCACCGGCTTCTCGCCACGGGCGCGCAGCGACTCGGCGGACTCGTAGCCGCGCCCGCCGCGCACCTGCATCATCTGGTCGACCGCCAGCCAGGCCATCTCGGACCCGTAGAGCTTGGCGAGAGCGGCCTCGATGCGAATGTCGTTGCGGTGCTCGTCGGCGAGCCGGCTCGAAACATCGAGCATGGCCTCGATCCCGAACGCCGTGCCGGCGATCTCGGCGATCTTCTGGGCGACTGCATCGTGCTTCCCGACCGGCACTCCCCATTGGATCCGCTGCGTCCCCCACTCGCGAACGATCTTCAGGCAGTACTTGCTCACGCTCGCGCAGATCGCCGGGAGCGACAGCCGGCCGGTGTTGAGGGTGGTCAGCGCGATCTTCAACCCGATGCCTTCGCCGCCGATCACGTTCGAAGCGGGAATCGTGACGCCATCGAAGACGGTCACCGAGTTCTCGATCCCGCGTAACCCCATGAATGCGTTGCGGTGCGTGACGGTGACGCCCGGGGCGTCGCACGGGACGATGAACGCCGTGATGCCGCCGCGGTGGCCCTCGCTCTTCGGCACCATCGCCATCACGACGACGACATCCGCGAACGCGCCGTTCGTCGCCCAGAGCTTGGTGCCGCTGATCGTGTACGACGAGCCGTCCTCGCTGGGTGTCGCGGTGACGGACAGCCGCGCCGGGTCGGAGCCGACGTCCGGCTCGGTCAGCAGAAAGGCGCTGATGTGGGTCCGGGCGAGCTTCGGAAGCCACTCCGACTTCTGCTCGTCGGAGCCGAACAGCATGAGCGGCTGCGGAAGCCCGATCGACTGGTGCGCCGAGAGCATTGTCGAGATTGCGCTGTGCCAGACGCCGGCCAGCGCGAGCGCCTTGTTGTAGTAGACCTGGCTGAGCCCGAGCCCGCCGTACTGGGTCGGGATCTTCATCCCGAGGGCGCCGAGCTCCTTCAAGCCCTCGACCACGTCGTCCGGGATCTTGGCGTCCCGCTCGATCGCGAACGGGTCGACCTTGTTCTCGAGGAACGCCCGCAGCTCGGCGAGGAATGCCTCACCACGCTCGATCATCTCGGGGCTCTGGGCCGGTTGCGGGTGGATCAGATCGAGCCGGAAGTTGCCGAGGAACAGCTCCTTGCCGAAGCTCGGGAGCTTCCACTCGGTCTCTCGCGCTGCTTCGGCAACCTGGCGGGCTTGTTTCTCGCTGACCTGGCTCACGGGGACTCCTCGGCTCGATGCTGGATTGTTACCCGTGGGTAGGTATCCGGCAAACCCGCTGGTGGGAGCCCTGATACGCCGCTGACAGCCGCTGCCAGCG of Mycobacteriales bacterium contains these proteins:
- a CDS encoding GNAT family N-acetyltransferase, with the protein product MDAAGRLRSVTAEDAETILDLVLLSDLAEVGEPNTTIDEVRTDLANDQLVAAVVESPDGELLGYSWVERFPGHPSLFGDIIVRPGTDETVMAALFDWVRATTKDLGRDLPINLFANSKNAVKRQIYERAGATVIRRFYRMVATFDEPPVIPDLPAGVRLEPVRRSDEDLHDMWEITDLAFLDHFDPIREPYERWLAHTVNGVCPDLSLWWFATVDGARVAGLYAAEMPEAGYIDVLGTLRDYRGRGLGKLLLLNAFAEFYRRGYRKVALGVDASSLTNAVRLYESVGMEVKYEGLRYELA
- a CDS encoding IPT/TIG domain-containing protein, with product MTGLARVSAAPRVPSTATRLGRVAPSVAVSGDVALKPRDPAALTAAATAVSTPSSPAYRHYLPAGKFRSTYGPTATSIAEVEAALRAAHLRIGSVSGNGMLISFSGTAAQAEAAFHGSLATFRLSSGRVGMQMTSAPKLPATIASQVAGVIGLSTLARPVSSIEHWTKQGAGHEIPLDRHPLLTHAPGAPDPCAAAVENANEENGLTYDHLAHAYGLDGLFNAGDLGAGQHIAVYELYPYSASDVSTFDTCYFGTAGAVAMVGRLNSILVDGGAGTGVGAGSDEADLDVEDVSAFAPDADIDVYTGPPTNTGYLDTYNQIVTQDTDQFVTSSYGSEWCEQQTLAYEPGLVDTENQIFEEAALQGQTVLNAAGDSGSDECAPNGSPLPESPYVSAGDPSSQPFVTSVGGTAVIDDSNRPTEQVWNDGNYGGSGGGGTSALWSAPSWQQSAIASIDPSVFAAAYGSGASFGSGEDQPCPQATSTDDTVCRTVPDVTAEADEYTGAPGIYDHEFGGWVDFGGTSSSTPLWAAMLADVQASAGCQSSGPLGFISPKLYAIGANASEAAASFNDVTTGNNDDYAISGGQFFPATTGYDLASGLGSPRLTARSGKPALAAYLCAMGPSTAPAISGLSPTVEPLDPSGTLTISGTNFTGATAVSIGGYQVPTADFTVASDSEIDVTPPPPASSLTGGDPGETGAGPAIVSVTGPGGTSAMAGSASRLEYVDTSASSSVPSVGFISGDIGAQAGGNTVTVYGSGFERSGTSDVEAVTVGGLPASSYTVLSADKMTVTIPAYQSGRTSCAGIDLHPDTELCQTQLVVTGSAGSSSTTPIVPLYEGSTDGSTPCTGCASLPARTEYDYTPAPTVTSLSTTYLSELGFNVVSIYGQGFAYPGYDWTLIGSPTSAASQNYFALSVTPNEIDLLPNGTNNFSVNSLHKSLRVVTAAGTSAPTPVIYAGIPKVTSVSPAAGPAGGGTTITVTGEGLDAVAPSAGGYLEYVDDNIGLPRDQLSGITVASSTSLTATTPQVLAGTDEVTACTVSGCSFLRGNPDSPAAKSTSFVFYLPGNPVVTAVVPHHGPASGANLVEIRGHNLSNPVSVMFGKRAAVVADDEFGPSASANSIEVQPPPGTPKKVVNVVVTTAESEYAPGGAPSAITATTTYRYVVSPPSAPQSMKTKERTDSLVVSWVRPLVNGGAPITGYRIIIRPLNLFSRKQPKPVKFRVGPHVRSDVIHLHPEVYIAEVKALNKHGAGPAAFVLYPKRLNEEL
- a CDS encoding acyl-CoA dehydrogenase family protein; its protein translation is MSQVSEKQARQVAEAARETEWKLPSFGKELFLGNFRLDLIHPQPAQSPEMIERGEAFLAELRAFLENKVDPFAIERDAKIPDDVVEGLKELGALGMKIPTQYGGLGLSQVYYNKALALAGVWHSAISTMLSAHQSIGLPQPLMLFGSDEQKSEWLPKLARTHISAFLLTEPDVGSDPARLSVTATPSEDGSSYTISGTKLWATNGAFADVVVVMAMVPKSEGHRGGITAFIVPCDAPGVTVTHRNAFMGLRGIENSVTVFDGVTIPASNVIGGEGIGLKIALTTLNTGRLSLPAICASVSKYCLKIVREWGTQRIQWGVPVGKHDAVAQKIAEIAGTAFGIEAMLDVSSRLADEHRNDIRIEAALAKLYGSEMAWLAVDQMMQVRGGRGYESAESLRARGEKPVPAEQLLRDMRINRIFEGSTEIMHLLIAREAVDQHLQIAGDIIEPDVPLGDKARTAAKAGSFYGRWLPKLAAGKGTNPTSYAEFGELAEHLRFAERNCRKLARSTFYGMSRWQGGLEKKQAFLGRIVDIGAELYAIASACVYADTLGREDSEHRAEYAELADLFCNQARRRVDRLLHDLWFNNDADNYRAATKVLDGRYTMFERSIIDPAGEGPMMPGQASS
- a CDS encoding bacterial proteasome activator family protein is translated as MTAPTDRPQPPFRVVTVGPDGAPVEDPDSPDGPQPEADGEAVSEMVEQPAKVMRIGSMIKQLLEEVRAAPLDDASRLRLKEIHESSIKELSSGLAPELREELERLSLPFTADDIPSDAELRIAQAQLVGWLEGLFHGIQATLFAQQMAARAQLEEMRHRALPPGQSQGQQQQGLYL